The proteins below are encoded in one region of Chitinophagales bacterium:
- a CDS encoding carboxypeptidase regulatory-like domain-containing protein produces MQKNYILVLLMSIFSIVAMAQSGEISGKITDENGEGIPFASVAIVEGGVPTGIGATTDFDGFYSIKPLNPGKYDVQFSTVGYQTVREVGVVVKNDQTTYLDKKMAATEQVIEEVVVIQYKVPLIDAGETSSKNTVTAEDIADLPTRNIANIASTTAGVQQTDKDGGINIRGGRGDAVVYYVDGIRVSGNVNLPVSAVEQIDIITGGVSAKFGNATAGVINISTKGGARKITGGVEYQGSLDRWRFDLVNFNLAGPLLKNKEDQTVIGYAVNLEYQRDKDPKPSSVDMYKVKDDIFESMREQPLRIEDGVIKVRAQDLTADSLEVNKIKRNTVRHQARGNAKLDFRLGDGKFLTVGGNIEYKREHRWVEDYALLNFENNPLYTTQNYKTYIRFTQNFNKEKQEGDKQSAFQNAFYQVQFDFEKYRRDYEDDTHGKNYWDYGYIGNFRTDRAPVFEESANSEYWELTNFADTAVYYTPSDVNGYGSNYNTAYYDLQGPGVKQDANGEYYFNGSVADLQATQAIINGERPSNNPFSINWFNTGRQYNGVGVDNDDEKYRGQINAGFDILKPGAESRNKHSLTFGVEYQQQVMRHYALNPLGLWDGARQLTNNHLELDTDNPYFYNNGELTPVDGQAIYFTDSIYYYYKPTVYNDKGERVQSYFDENFRAANGIADNEWINVYDQPLENFSIDYFSADELIRNNFVNRDYRGYDVYGNRVNGKVSFEDFWKKTDENGVHTRPVAPFKPIYAAGYIEDKFQLKDLTFRIGFRVDAYNANQKVLKDPYSMFGSLNAGEFKAGEHPSNIGNDYAVYTSDGTTSGAITGYRNGNTFYNKEGVEVKNYNSLGEDKGVPVKPDGQASDTQADDYDIDQAFQNYKTAFNFMPRLQFSFNITDNALFFAHYDVLSQTPQSSISDGFINNRSIGNPMDYYFIEQNTVINNPNLRPETTIDFQLGFKQKVTKTSALTFSAYYKEFKNLIQFKKFDGVNGKSSKFYYSYDNIDFGNTKGFEFGYDLRRTKNIRLTANYTLQFAEGTGSDDQTQQQVVRNSGTNFRTVNPLDFDSRHAINMTIDYRFGEGSDYNGPVSKKGKQILSNFGINLLAQARSGTPYTRQRDASPEALAAVTRLVTLGYINGSRIGWNFRADLKIDKSFNVEIGKKKEDAEKRNLYFNVYLWIDNLLGTANVLDVYRYTGTANDDGYLESPAGIQAAEASSNPTAYRDLYKARVNSPTKYSSPRRIYLGASVNF; encoded by the coding sequence ATGCAGAAAAATTATATTTTAGTACTGTTAATGTCTATCTTTTCTATTGTTGCCATGGCACAAAGTGGGGAGATTAGTGGTAAAATTACAGATGAAAACGGAGAAGGTATTCCTTTTGCTTCGGTAGCAATAGTAGAGGGTGGAGTGCCTACTGGTATTGGTGCAACTACAGATTTTGATGGTTTTTATTCTATTAAACCTTTAAATCCTGGAAAATATGATGTTCAATTTTCTACAGTTGGTTATCAAACCGTAAGAGAAGTAGGGGTGGTAGTAAAAAACGACCAAACCACATATTTAGATAAAAAAATGGCTGCCACAGAGCAAGTTATAGAAGAAGTTGTGGTAATTCAATATAAAGTTCCTTTGATAGATGCAGGGGAAACTTCATCTAAAAACACAGTAACAGCAGAGGATATTGCCGATTTACCTACCAGAAATATTGCAAACATAGCATCTACAACTGCGGGTGTACAACAAACCGATAAAGATGGAGGTATAAATATACGTGGTGGTAGAGGTGATGCTGTTGTTTACTACGTAGATGGTATAAGAGTAAGCGGAAACGTAAACTTACCGGTATCTGCTGTAGAGCAAATAGACATTATAACAGGTGGTGTTTCTGCAAAATTTGGTAATGCAACTGCCGGGGTTATCAATATATCTACTAAAGGTGGAGCTAGAAAAATAACAGGAGGCGTTGAATATCAAGGTTCTTTAGATAGATGGAGATTTGACTTAGTGAACTTTAATTTAGCTGGTCCATTATTAAAAAATAAAGAAGATCAAACAGTTATTGGTTATGCTGTTAACTTAGAATATCAAAGAGATAAAGACCCTAAACCTTCATCTGTAGATATGTATAAAGTTAAAGACGACATATTTGAAAGCATGAGAGAACAACCATTGCGTATAGAAGATGGCGTAATAAAAGTAAGAGCACAAGATTTAACGGCAGATTCATTAGAAGTAAATAAAATAAAAAGAAATACCGTTAGACACCAAGCTAGAGGTAATGCAAAATTAGATTTTAGACTAGGTGATGGTAAATTTTTAACTGTTGGGGGAAATATAGAATATAAAAGAGAACACAGATGGGTAGAAGATTATGCTTTATTAAACTTTGAAAACAACCCATTATATACTACTCAAAACTATAAAACATATATCCGTTTCACACAAAATTTTAATAAAGAAAAACAAGAAGGCGATAAACAATCTGCTTTTCAAAATGCTTTTTATCAAGTTCAGTTTGATTTTGAGAAATATAGAAGAGATTATGAAGATGATACCCACGGTAAAAACTATTGGGATTATGGATATATTGGAAACTTTAGAACAGACAGAGCACCGGTATTTGAAGAAAGTGCTAATAGTGAGTACTGGGAGCTAACAAACTTTGCTGATACGGCAGTATATTATACCCCTTCAGATGTAAACGGATATGGTTCAAATTATAACACCGCTTATTATGATTTACAAGGACCGGGTGTAAAACAAGACGCTAATGGAGAGTACTACTTTAATGGTAGTGTAGCAGATTTACAAGCTACTCAAGCTATTATAAACGGAGAAAGACCAAGTAATAACCCATTCTCCATTAACTGGTTTAATACGGGACGTCAGTATAACGGTGTGGGCGTAGATAATGACGATGAAAAATATAGAGGACAAATAAATGCAGGTTTTGATATTTTAAAACCGGGAGCAGAGTCAAGAAACAAACACTCTCTAACATTTGGAGTTGAGTATCAGCAACAAGTTATGAGACATTATGCTTTAAATCCACTAGGTTTATGGGACGGAGCAAGACAATTAACTAACAATCATTTAGAATTGGATACGGACAATCCTTATTTTTATAATAATGGAGAATTAACTCCTGTAGATGGACAAGCAATCTATTTCACAGATTCAATTTATTATTACTACAAACCAACTGTTTATAACGATAAAGGAGAAAGAGTACAATCTTATTTTGATGAAAACTTTAGAGCAGCTAATGGCATAGCAGATAATGAATGGATTAACGTATATGACCAACCTCTTGAAAATTTTAGTATAGACTATTTTAGTGCAGATGAGTTAATTAGAAATAATTTTGTTAATAGAGATTACAGAGGATATGACGTATATGGCAATAGAGTAAATGGAAAAGTTTCATTTGAAGATTTTTGGAAGAAAACAGATGAAAATGGTGTGCATACAAGACCTGTTGCTCCATTTAAACCTATTTATGCAGCTGGATACATAGAAGATAAATTTCAATTAAAAGATTTAACATTTAGAATAGGTTTTAGAGTAGATGCTTATAACGCTAATCAAAAAGTATTGAAAGACCCATACTCAATGTTCGGTTCTTTAAATGCGGGAGAATTTAAAGCAGGAGAGCATCCTTCTAATATAGGAAATGATTATGCTGTTTATACTTCAGATGGTACTACAAGTGGAGCTATAACAGGTTATAGAAATGGCAATACATTTTATAATAAAGAAGGAGTTGAAGTTAAAAACTATAACTCATTAGGCGAAGATAAAGGAGTGCCTGTAAAACCAGATGGACAAGCTTCAGACACTCAGGCAGATGATTATGATATTGACCAAGCATTTCAAAATTATAAAACGGCATTTAACTTTATGCCACGTTTGCAATTTTCATTTAACATTACAGATAATGCTTTATTCTTTGCTCATTACGATGTGTTATCTCAAACACCTCAATCAAGTATTTCTGATGGATTTATAAATAACCGTTCTATTGGGAATCCAATGGATTATTATTTTATAGAGCAAAACACAGTAATTAACAATCCCAATTTAAGACCGGAAACAACTATTGATTTCCAATTAGGATTTAAACAAAAAGTAACCAAAACTTCGGCTTTAACATTTTCTGCTTACTATAAAGAATTTAAAAACTTAATTCAGTTTAAGAAGTTTGACGGTGTTAATGGAAAATCTTCTAAATTCTATTATTCTTACGATAATATAGACTTTGGAAATACTAAAGGTTTTGAATTTGGATATGATTTAAGAAGAACAAAAAATATAAGATTAACAGCTAACTATACACTTCAATTTGCAGAAGGTACAGGTAGTGATGACCAAACACAACAACAAGTAGTTAGAAATTCAGGTACAAACTTTAGAACGGTTAATCCTTTAGATTTTGATTCAAGACATGCTATCAATATGACTATAGATTACCGCTTTGGAGAGGGAAGTGATTACAATGGTCCTGTTTCTAAAAAAGGAAAACAAATATTATCTAATTTTGGTATCAACTTATTAGCTCAGGCACGTTCAGGTACACCTTATACGCGTCAAAGAGATGCATCCCCTGAAGCTTTAGCTGCGGTTACAAGACTTGTAACATTAGGATACATAAATGGTTCAAGAATAGGCTGGAACTTTAGAGCAGATTTAAAAATTGACAAATCATTTAATGTAGAGATCGGTAAGAAGAAAGAAGATGCAGAAAAAAGAAACCTTTACTTTAATGTTTATTTATGGATAGATAATTTATTAGGTACAGCTAATGTATTAGATGTATATAGATATACTGGAACAGCTAATGATGATGGTTATTTGGAAAGTCCGGCAGGAATTCAAGCAGCTGAAGCATCTAGCAACCCTACAGCCTATAGAGATTTGTATAAAGCGAGAGTAAATTCGCCTACTAAATATTCATCGCCAAGAAGAATTTATTTAGGAGCATCAGTTAATTTTTAA
- a CDS encoding polyphosphate kinase, which yields MQIQKLDTKAPKTIDKKDIEKETKELKTEMAELQHKMRAQEKYSLLIILQGMDASGKDGVVRRVFSEIPAFGISVASFKQPTREELAHDFLWRVHRHTPSKGQITIFNRSHYEDVLVTRVLGLTDDETAKKRFKLINDFENIVQHNNTIILKFFLNASKEEQKEDLLDRMKNPEKFFKHSDGDWETRAQWDLYMQYYNECIENTQEYAKWYIVPSDQNWYKDYTIAKTVVETLQKLPLGYPPLKTELDINKLK from the coding sequence AAATTAGATACTAAAGCACCTAAAACTATTGACAAAAAAGATATAGAAAAAGAAACAAAGGAGCTAAAAACCGAAATGGCAGAGTTGCAACACAAAATGCGAGCACAAGAAAAATATAGCTTGCTTATTATTTTGCAGGGAATGGATGCCAGCGGAAAAGATGGCGTAGTAAGAAGAGTTTTTTCTGAAATTCCTGCCTTTGGAATTAGCGTAGCATCTTTTAAGCAGCCCACAAGAGAAGAATTGGCTCACGATTTTTTATGGCGTGTACACCGGCACACACCAAGCAAAGGGCAAATTACTATTTTTAACCGCTCTCATTATGAGGATGTTTTAGTTACCAGAGTATTGGGACTAACAGATGATGAAACGGCTAAAAAGAGGTTTAAATTAATTAACGATTTTGAAAATATTGTACAACATAACAATACCATTATCCTAAAATTCTTTTTAAATGCCAGCAAAGAAGAACAAAAAGAAGATTTGCTGGACAGAATGAAAAATCCCGAAAAGTTTTTTAAACACAGCGATGGAGATTGGGAAACCAGAGCTCAATGGGATTTATATATGCAATATTATAATGAATGTATAGAAAATACCCAAGAATATGCAAAATGGTATATTGTACCCTCCGACCAAAACTGGTATAAAGATTATACCATAGCCAAAACAGTAGTAGAAACCCTACAAAAACTTCCATTGGGATATCCACCTTTAAAAACAGAATTAGACATTAATAAGTTAAAATAA
- a CDS encoding TonB-dependent receptor, with amino-acid sequence MKRIFTFFIISNLFVISALAQSNFSISGIVKDNDTKQVMEYATVSLYNTSDSSLVTGLVTNLEGKFTLDNLKPGNYYVDVSFIGFKSKKIGNLVLSPSNPKIVLPVTYLGADADVIGEVEVTAIKQSVKYELDKKVVDVDKNIAASSGTAADVLATVPSVQTDIDGNVSLRGSSNFKVFINGRPSVLDANDALQQIPASTIENIEIITNPSAKYDAEGTGGIINIITKKQKLEGFSGIINVRGGIWDTYGGDATLSYKKKRFTFLLSGNYNHMGHPGTYESVMNTTLNDTTVSTINNGSKKRSFTRYNINAGIEYDITDNSFIGVSYRYGAFKMLSNDELDYQFINRTTGEEESFTNYNESLRKGPFHEFALNYGNTFKNKHELKAGVNYNFRNFLEQIDNKREDNDELIFNTKSEEKGPSSRLRINIDYTAPVGENSKFEFGFLQELSKGQDENIAYILDVNTNEFTEQNQFYSDLKNSKDIRAFYGTFSSKWKKLSYQIGVRSEHTNRTIESKNLNTTYKVKRLDLFPSTYFSYQFNDKHQMFLNYSKRINRPRPWYLEPNVIYSDANTLWGGNPDLLPEYIHSVELGWLYTFSKKGTWSNEVYFRNEQNVISFIRLPVDYQLTLQRPENVGVSNSVGLESSLSYLLLKWWNTDLMANLFYFNLKGSYQNISYDRSSFSYNFRWNNYFTIKKNTKFQFNASYSSPIVTAQGKDKYILSFDAGFRQSLLNKQLEIGLQGRNIFGTVKRQSINSGPNFDYSRVNKPKAPSIILSLSYKINNYKAKKPTFTDDGGGEF; translated from the coding sequence ATGAAAAGAATTTTTACATTTTTTATAATAAGTAATTTGTTTGTAATATCAGCTTTAGCTCAAAGTAATTTTAGCATATCTGGCATAGTTAAAGACAATGATACAAAACAAGTGATGGAGTATGCCACAGTTTCGCTTTATAATACCTCCGATTCAAGTCTTGTAACAGGGTTAGTTACCAATTTAGAAGGAAAGTTTACTTTAGATAATCTAAAACCCGGGAATTATTATGTAGATGTATCTTTCATAGGTTTTAAATCTAAAAAAATAGGAAATTTGGTGTTAAGTCCAAGCAATCCTAAAATAGTTTTGCCCGTAACCTACTTAGGAGCAGATGCAGATGTAATAGGCGAAGTGGAGGTAACAGCCATTAAACAATCAGTTAAATATGAATTAGACAAAAAAGTAGTGGATGTAGATAAAAATATAGCTGCCAGTAGCGGTACTGCTGCCGATGTTTTAGCTACAGTTCCTTCGGTTCAAACAGATATAGATGGCAATGTTTCTTTAAGAGGCAGTAGCAATTTTAAAGTTTTTATAAATGGTCGCCCTTCTGTTTTAGATGCCAATGATGCTTTACAGCAAATACCTGCCAGCACTATTGAAAATATAGAAATAATAACCAATCCATCGGCTAAATATGATGCAGAAGGAACAGGTGGTATTATAAATATTATAACTAAAAAACAAAAATTAGAAGGTTTTAGTGGCATTATAAATGTACGAGGGGGAATTTGGGATACTTATGGTGGAGATGCTACGCTTTCTTATAAGAAAAAGAGATTTACTTTTTTATTGTCGGGAAATTATAACCACATGGGGCATCCCGGCACTTATGAATCTGTAATGAACACCACTTTAAATGATACTACTGTAAGCACCATTAATAATGGAAGTAAAAAAAGAAGTTTTACACGCTATAATATAAATGCAGGTATAGAATACGATATAACGGACAATAGTTTTATAGGTGTAAGCTACAGATACGGTGCTTTTAAAATGTTGTCAAATGATGAATTAGACTATCAATTTATAAATAGAACTACCGGAGAAGAGGAAAGTTTCACCAATTATAATGAAAGTTTACGTAAAGGTCCATTTCACGAGTTTGCTTTAAATTATGGCAATACTTTTAAAAATAAACACGAATTAAAAGCGGGTGTCAACTATAATTTTAGAAATTTTTTAGAACAAATAGACAATAAAAGAGAAGATAATGATGAATTGATTTTCAACACAAAAAGTGAAGAAAAAGGTCCTTCAAGCCGACTGAGAATAAATATAGATTATACTGCTCCCGTAGGTGAAAATAGTAAGTTTGAATTTGGCTTTTTGCAAGAACTTTCAAAAGGGCAAGACGAAAATATAGCTTATATTTTAGACGTAAATACCAATGAATTTACCGAGCAAAATCAGTTTTACAGCGATTTAAAAAACAGTAAAGATATACGAGCTTTTTATGGTACTTTTTCAAGCAAATGGAAAAAGTTGAGCTATCAAATAGGTGTGCGTAGCGAGCATACCAATAGAACCATAGAATCTAAAAACTTAAATACCACCTATAAAGTTAAACGCTTAGATTTATTCCCATCAACGTATTTTTCTTATCAGTTTAATGATAAACACCAGATGTTTTTAAACTATTCTAAAAGAATAAACCGACCACGACCGTGGTATTTAGAACCTAATGTTATTTATTCCGATGCCAATACATTGTGGGGTGGAAATCCCGATTTATTGCCGGAGTATATTCATAGTGTAGAACTGGGCTGGTTATATACATTTAGCAAAAAAGGAACTTGGAGCAATGAAGTGTATTTTAGGAATGAGCAAAATGTAATTTCCTTTATCAGACTGCCCGTAGATTATCAATTAACACTACAACGTCCGGAAAATGTAGGTGTTTCAAACTCTGTAGGCTTAGAATCAAGCTTGAGCTATTTATTACTTAAATGGTGGAATACCGATTTAATGGCAAATTTATTTTACTTTAATTTAAAAGGAAGCTACCAAAATATTAGTTATGATAGAAGTAGTTTTTCGTATAATTTTAGATGGAATAACTATTTTACCATAAAGAAAAATACAAAGTTTCAGTTTAATGCCTCTTATTCAAGTCCTATAGTTACGGCACAAGGAAAAGATAAATATATATTAAGTTTTGATGCCGGATTTAGACAAAGTTTATTAAACAAACAATTAGAAATAGGTTTGCAGGGCAGAAATATTTTTGGAACAGTAAAAAGGCAAAGTATAAATAGTGGGCCAAACTTTGATTATAGCAGAGTAAATAAACCAAAAGCACCAAGTATTATATTGTCATTATCATATAAAATAAACAACTATAAAGCTAAAAAACCTACATTTACCGATGATGGAGGTGGGGAGTTTTAA